The following proteins come from a genomic window of Natrinema saccharevitans:
- a CDS encoding class I SAM-dependent methyltransferase yields MTGLNLWESDELTDEQLRDIVTKLEQDFPEIADGLRHVLRHGGKPAALAATIPALFSEDAYDFWRNMGVHIEETGDYYSPIPQIDTLDTDLWDGPSEIFADMEIDASSQLTRFSEFESQYKEEYDQFPIVPPSEEYDGYYSRNLFFETIDAEIAYSIVRDRSPNRIIEIGGGYSTKVIEAAREQNETDSEHIVIDPFPSRRLEGISSVSILEMKVQDIPLDFFKSLREDDILFIDSTHVVKIGSDVVYEYLEVLPRLEDGVLVHLHDVFLPYEYPETWIKDWRLFFNEQYLLYGLMLGNSRYEVLWTSYFMHRDYSDRLAKAIENYGELRHAYDLNPHGLPSSFWLQVRRRSAE; encoded by the coding sequence ATGACAGGTTTAAACCTCTGGGAAAGCGACGAGTTAACGGACGAACAGCTCCGCGATATCGTAACGAAATTAGAACAGGATTTTCCGGAAATCGCGGACGGACTCCGGCATGTACTGAGACACGGCGGAAAACCAGCAGCATTGGCGGCCACAATTCCAGCGTTATTCTCCGAGGACGCGTACGATTTTTGGCGGAATATGGGTGTACACATAGAAGAAACTGGCGACTATTACTCGCCAATTCCGCAGATTGATACGCTCGACACTGATCTCTGGGATGGTCCGTCGGAAATTTTTGCTGATATGGAGATCGACGCGTCGTCACAATTAACGCGGTTTTCCGAGTTCGAATCCCAGTACAAAGAAGAGTACGATCAGTTCCCGATCGTTCCTCCGAGCGAGGAATACGATGGATACTACAGTAGGAATCTGTTTTTCGAGACGATTGACGCAGAGATCGCATACTCGATTGTACGCGATCGATCACCGAATCGAATCATCGAAATCGGAGGCGGATATTCGACCAAAGTAATCGAAGCGGCTCGAGAACAAAACGAAACTGACAGTGAACACATCGTCATAGATCCGTTCCCTAGTCGACGTTTAGAGGGAATCTCGTCTGTTTCGATCCTGGAAATGAAAGTCCAGGACATTCCGCTCGACTTTTTCAAATCACTGAGGGAGGATGATATTCTTTTTATTGACAGCACTCACGTTGTCAAGATCGGAAGCGACGTCGTCTACGAATACCTTGAAGTGCTTCCTCGTCTCGAAGACGGAGTACTCGTTCACCTTCACGACGTGTTTCTCCCGTACGAGTATCCCGAAACGTGGATAAAAGACTGGAGATTGTTCTTCAACGAACAATACTTACTCTACGGATTGATGCTCGGAAATTCTCGCTACGAGGTGCTCTGGACGAGCTATTTCATGCACAGGGACTATTCCGACCGCCTCGCGAAAGCTATCGAGAACTACGGCGAACTTCGACACGCGTACGACCTGAATCCGCATGGATTGCCGTCGAGTTTCTGGCTTCAGGTACGGCGACGAAGCGCCGAATGA
- a CDS encoding alkaline phosphatase family protein — MGLFDRLRGDGDPRVAFIGVDGVPYSLLSENEELFPNFAAIAEDGTAGEISSIVPPESSACWPSLTTGMNPGETGVYGFQDREIGTYDTYVPMGRDVQADRVWDRVQENGRKATVMNVPVTFPPQRDVQRMVSGFLSPGLDKAAYPDDVRDYLETLDYRIDVNPKLGHQDDKSEFVEDAHATVDAQYEAFQHYIEEDDWDLFFGVFMTTDRVNHFLFKDYERDGEYKDEFIEFYQKVDDYVGRLRESLPEDVTLIVASDHGFTSLDYEVHFNEWLREEGWLSFETDEPEELGDIADDTRAYSFIPGRFYINLEGREPRGAVPEDEYDEVRDQLKADLEALEGPDGNPVVERVVEKEEAFRGDHADIAPDLVAIPNKGFDLKSGFKGEGEVFDTGPRNGMHSFDDTSLYIDSPDATIEDADLFDITPTILDLLELDYSRGEFDGVSLV, encoded by the coding sequence ATGGGTCTGTTCGACCGATTACGGGGCGACGGTGATCCCCGGGTCGCGTTTATCGGGGTCGACGGCGTGCCGTATAGTCTCCTCTCGGAGAACGAGGAACTGTTTCCCAACTTCGCTGCGATCGCCGAGGACGGAACTGCCGGCGAGATCTCCAGCATCGTCCCGCCGGAGTCCAGCGCCTGCTGGCCGTCGCTGACGACCGGGATGAATCCCGGAGAAACAGGTGTCTACGGCTTCCAGGACCGCGAGATCGGTACCTACGACACCTACGTCCCGATGGGTCGTGACGTGCAGGCCGACCGCGTCTGGGACCGCGTGCAGGAAAACGGCCGCAAAGCGACCGTGATGAACGTCCCAGTTACCTTCCCGCCCCAGCGGGACGTCCAGCGGATGGTCTCGGGCTTTCTCTCGCCCGGCCTCGACAAGGCCGCCTACCCCGACGACGTCCGCGACTACCTCGAGACGCTCGATTACCGGATCGACGTCAATCCGAAACTCGGCCATCAGGACGATAAATCCGAGTTCGTCGAGGACGCCCACGCGACCGTCGACGCCCAGTACGAGGCCTTCCAACACTACATCGAGGAGGACGACTGGGATCTCTTCTTTGGCGTCTTCATGACGACCGACCGGGTCAACCACTTCCTGTTCAAGGACTACGAGCGCGACGGGGAGTACAAAGACGAGTTCATCGAGTTCTATCAGAAGGTCGACGACTACGTCGGCCGCCTGCGGGAGTCGCTGCCCGAGGATGTCACGCTGATCGTCGCCTCCGACCACGGCTTCACCAGCCTCGACTACGAGGTCCACTTCAACGAGTGGCTCCGGGAGGAAGGCTGGCTCTCCTTCGAGACGGACGAGCCCGAGGAACTCGGCGACATCGCCGACGACACCAGGGCCTACTCGTTCATCCCGGGCCGGTTCTACATCAACCTCGAGGGTCGCGAGCCCCGCGGTGCCGTCCCCGAAGACGAGTACGACGAGGTCCGCGATCAGCTCAAGGCCGACCTCGAGGCGCTCGAGGGCCCAGACGGGAACCCGGTCGTCGAACGCGTCGTCGAGAAAGAGGAGGCATTCCGCGGCGATCACGCCGACATCGCGCCGGACCTGGTCGCGATCCCGAACAAGGGCTTCGACCTCAAGTCCGGCTTCAAAGGCGAGGGCGAGGTCTTCGACACCGGCCCGCGCAACGGGATGCACAGCTTCGACGATACGTCGCTGTACATCGACTCGCCGGACGCGACGATCGAGGACGCCGACCTCTTCGACATCACGCCGACGATCCTCGACTTGCTCGAACTGGACTACAGCCGCGGCGAGTTCGACGGCGTGAGCCTCGTTTAA
- a CDS encoding DUF7108 family protein, with amino-acid sequence MSDPDRLTADIDTDELPAEVVEEAERLTRTARETPDENEAQAHRERREDLLADHAFTSRIRDDEGDDVLVLHPEEWHDEDAGVIRTDRIDDLSRAVEIPLEGTEDPDDWAAVDDRNRDLVAAVREAHGDVHGDNAALLADFAGNHYAKPIASLTADELAEFREEYLVRNAWPSEKQREAIAESIELVFEAAGESAPTVDSQ; translated from the coding sequence ATGAGCGATCCAGATCGACTCACTGCCGACATCGACACCGACGAACTCCCCGCCGAGGTCGTCGAGGAGGCCGAACGGCTCACGCGCACCGCGCGTGAGACGCCCGACGAAAACGAAGCGCAGGCCCACAGGGAGCGCCGCGAGGACCTGCTCGCCGACCACGCGTTCACGTCGCGAATCCGGGACGACGAGGGAGACGACGTCCTCGTGTTACACCCCGAGGAGTGGCACGACGAGGACGCGGGCGTCATCAGAACCGATCGGATCGACGACCTCTCGCGGGCGGTCGAGATTCCGCTCGAGGGGACCGAAGACCCCGACGACTGGGCGGCCGTCGACGATCGAAACCGGGACCTCGTCGCCGCAGTCAGGGAGGCTCACGGCGACGTTCACGGGGACAACGCGGCGCTACTGGCGGACTTCGCGGGCAACCACTACGCGAAGCCGATCGCGTCGCTGACCGCCGACGAACTCGCGGAGTTCCGGGAGGAGTACCTCGTCAGGAACGCCTGGCCGTCCGAAAAACAACGGGAAGCGATCGCGGAGTCGATCGAACTCGTCTTCGAGGCCGCCGGTGAATCGGCCCCGACCGTCGACTCTCAGTAG
- a CDS encoding PadR family transcriptional regulator: MSEAQSITDEQSVARELTAFQNNILVILAKEPMYGLAIKRELEDYYGTEVNHGRLYPNLDELVDLGLVEKSELDKRTNQYSLTDDGYDAVLDGIQWTLSKVVTGDDRADEIREIVDESY, translated from the coding sequence ATGTCAGAGGCACAATCAATCACCGACGAGCAGAGTGTTGCACGCGAACTCACAGCCTTCCAGAACAACATCCTCGTGATCCTCGCCAAGGAGCCGATGTACGGTCTGGCGATCAAACGCGAACTCGAGGACTACTACGGGACGGAGGTCAACCACGGCCGACTCTACCCCAACCTCGACGAACTGGTCGATCTGGGGCTGGTCGAGAAGAGCGAACTCGACAAGCGAACCAACCAGTACTCGCTGACCGACGACGGCTACGACGCCGTCCTCGACGGCATCCAGTGGACGCTCTCGAAGGTCGTTACGGGCGACGACCGCGCCGACGAGATCCGAGAGATCGTCGACGAGAGCTACTGA
- a CDS encoding endonuclease III domain-containing protein yields MSDDSEPAVNISGGTAGGGRAAEFDPATADTRAEEVVDRLGELFWQKEYGGRDAFTCLVRTILSQNTSDTASQPAHDALIERYGSDDTDLAESLAAAEQSTLAETISGAGLYNQKSEVIIDTAEWVLEAFGSAAAFDTFVTNEAPDAVRETLLEVRGVGPKTADCVLLFAGGRGGVFPVDTHVHRIYRRMGIAAPDADHEAVREVLERDVPTAKCGFGHTATIQFGREYCRARKPACLEGPDACPVADRCDQVGVFPETGEVVDPAEAPEAE; encoded by the coding sequence ATGAGCGACGATTCGGAGCCGGCGGTCAACATCAGCGGCGGGACGGCCGGCGGCGGACGGGCCGCCGAGTTCGATCCGGCGACGGCCGATACCCGCGCCGAAGAAGTCGTCGACCGACTGGGCGAACTGTTCTGGCAGAAAGAATACGGCGGGCGGGACGCCTTCACCTGTCTCGTCCGGACGATCCTGAGTCAGAACACGAGCGACACGGCCAGCCAGCCGGCCCACGACGCGTTGATCGAGCGATACGGCTCCGACGACACCGACCTCGCCGAGTCGCTCGCGGCCGCCGAGCAGTCGACGCTCGCGGAGACCATCAGCGGCGCGGGCCTGTACAACCAGAAGTCCGAGGTCATCATCGACACCGCCGAGTGGGTCCTCGAGGCCTTTGGCTCCGCCGCGGCCTTCGACACATTCGTCACGAACGAAGCGCCCGACGCGGTCCGCGAGACGCTGCTCGAGGTCCGCGGCGTCGGCCCGAAGACCGCCGATTGTGTCCTGCTGTTCGCCGGCGGTCGCGGCGGCGTCTTCCCCGTCGACACCCACGTCCACCGGATCTACCGGCGCATGGGGATCGCAGCCCCCGACGCCGACCACGAGGCCGTCCGCGAGGTCCTCGAACGCGACGTGCCCACAGCCAAGTGCGGCTTCGGACACACGGCGACGATCCAGTTCGGCCGCGAGTACTGCCGGGCGCGCAAGCCGGCCTGCCTCGAGGGCCCCGATGCCTGTCCCGTGGCGGACCGCTGCGATCAGGTCGGCGTCTTCCCCGAAACGGGCGAGGTCGTCGACCCGGCCGAGGCCCCCGAAGCGGAGTGA
- a CDS encoding inorganic diphosphatase, translated as MVNLWEDLETGPNPPEEIYAVVECLKGERNKYEYDKDVPGVVLDRVLHSNVHYPSDYGFIPQSYYDDEDPFDVLVLVEDQTFPGCVIEARPVALMKMDDDGEQDDKVIAVPSEDPRYDHIEDLDDIPQQQLDEIDEFFATYKNLEEGKEVETQGWEDKQAAYDAIEHAQDLYDENF; from the coding sequence ATGGTCAACCTCTGGGAAGACCTCGAGACTGGACCGAATCCGCCGGAAGAGATCTACGCCGTCGTCGAGTGTCTCAAGGGCGAGCGAAACAAGTACGAGTACGACAAGGACGTTCCCGGCGTCGTGCTGGACCGCGTCCTCCACAGCAACGTCCACTACCCGAGCGACTACGGCTTCATCCCGCAGTCGTACTACGACGACGAGGACCCCTTCGACGTTCTCGTCCTCGTCGAGGACCAGACGTTCCCCGGCTGTGTCATCGAAGCCCGTCCGGTCGCCCTGATGAAGATGGACGACGACGGCGAACAGGACGACAAGGTCATCGCCGTCCCCTCCGAGGACCCGCGCTACGATCATATCGAGGATCTCGACGACATCCCACAGCAGCAACTCGACGAGATCGACGAGTTCTTCGCGACCTACAAGAACCTCGAGGAGGGCAAGGAAGTCGAGACGCAGGGCTGGGAGGACAAGCAGGCCGCCTACGACGCGATCGAACACGCCCAGGACCTCTACGACGAGAACTTCTAG
- a CDS encoding ABC transporter — MSSPNRSSNRDGGPLNRASSNDEVSVAGSYLLFREIVRKELLLMLRYPIDFAFQIVAMYLFFVGVFFGGQAIVDQVANGVEGFGETFEGIIVGWFLWTMAQTAYMGLQQDVTAESRWGTLEQLFMSPYGFNTVMSLKTIVNVLFAFLWGFVVLLLMMVTTQRWLVVDFWTVIPITILTLMPAIGIGFGIGGLALVYKKISSINSIMQFVLIGLIAAPVTDAPLVGVLPLAQGSTMLQTAMRDGTALWEFSLVDLSILLGTGLAYFLVGFVVFYYASRVARKRGVMSHY; from the coding sequence ATGAGTTCACCGAATCGATCCAGTAATCGAGACGGCGGACCTCTGAATAGAGCGAGCAGTAACGACGAGGTGTCGGTTGCGGGGTCGTACTTATTGTTCAGGGAGATAGTTCGAAAGGAACTACTGTTGATGCTCCGATATCCGATCGATTTCGCGTTTCAGATCGTGGCAATGTACCTGTTTTTCGTCGGCGTCTTTTTTGGCGGACAGGCGATCGTAGATCAGGTCGCCAACGGTGTTGAAGGGTTCGGAGAGACCTTTGAAGGGATTATCGTCGGCTGGTTCTTGTGGACGATGGCCCAGACGGCGTACATGGGCCTCCAACAGGACGTCACCGCGGAGTCGCGGTGGGGAACGCTCGAACAGTTGTTCATGTCCCCGTACGGATTCAATACCGTTATGAGCCTCAAGACAATCGTGAACGTCTTGTTTGCGTTCCTGTGGGGATTCGTCGTGCTACTGTTGATGATGGTAACGACTCAGCGATGGCTCGTTGTAGATTTCTGGACGGTAATCCCGATCACAATCCTGACGCTCATGCCGGCGATCGGAATCGGTTTCGGCATCGGCGGGCTCGCGCTCGTCTACAAAAAAATCAGCAGCATCAATAGCATCATGCAGTTCGTTCTCATCGGGTTGATCGCTGCACCGGTCACCGACGCACCGCTCGTCGGAGTTCTTCCGCTCGCACAGGGTTCGACGATGCTCCAAACCGCCATGCGTGATGGAACGGCGCTTTGGGAGTTCAGCCTCGTCGATCTATCGATACTTCTTGGAACGGGGCTGGCGTACTTTTTGGTCGGATTCGTCGTGTTCTACTACGCCAGTCGGGTCGCTCGTAAACGTGGTGTGATGAGCCACTACTAG
- a CDS encoding DUF371 domain-containing protein has product MKEVIHARGHENVSADHASTFEVTTDDYLTPAGDCILAIEADRAPADFDPDFVAACRDADATITVAIEADGHAESVTGRGDPDLEFTNERSAVGRTSDYVDDRTIVTDAAFAAEGFDRDLVAALADGAEATVTITVE; this is encoded by the coding sequence ATGAAGGAGGTCATCCACGCTCGCGGCCACGAGAACGTCAGCGCCGACCACGCCAGCACGTTCGAAGTGACGACCGACGACTACCTCACTCCCGCAGGCGATTGCATCCTCGCGATCGAGGCCGACCGCGCGCCGGCCGACTTCGATCCTGACTTCGTCGCGGCCTGTCGAGACGCCGACGCGACCATTACCGTCGCGATCGAAGCCGACGGCCACGCGGAATCCGTGACCGGGCGGGGCGATCCCGACCTCGAGTTCACGAACGAGCGCAGCGCGGTCGGGCGCACGAGCGACTACGTCGACGACCGAACGATCGTCACCGACGCCGCGTTCGCGGCCGAGGGGTTCGACCGCGACCTCGTGGCGGCGCTTGCCGACGGTGCCGAGGCGACGGTGACGATCACCGTCGAGTAG
- a CDS encoding ABC transporter ATP-binding protein: MANSAVKIHKRGEKTDQAEDSFVTVRNLLKQYGDEGVEAIKGINFDLERGTAVGILGPNGAGKTTTIKCILGLIVPTEGTVRIGDIDVLEDPKTAYQHIGGTFEGARNMYWRLTVEENLDFFAALAGNNPRERQARHEELLEQFDISDKADTVVRELSRGQKQKVTLACALARNADFLFLDEPTLGLDIESKLELQDVLKKLVERENTTVLVSSHDMDVIEEVCDRAIIMNDGEIIADDTVDNLVHLFEKTRYEITVDGECSDIRTDLEGKFDADGFKPHGSKGMQFRVTVASNEFYDLIDLLRNADLSIETIETVDTNLEEVFLSLTENSDDRRSATETDQSIASSGRRSHE; this comes from the coding sequence ATGGCCAATTCCGCTGTGAAAATCCATAAACGTGGAGAAAAGACTGATCAGGCGGAAGATTCATTTGTCACAGTACGGAACTTGTTGAAACAGTATGGTGACGAGGGCGTCGAAGCGATCAAAGGAATAAACTTTGATCTCGAAAGGGGGACAGCCGTCGGAATTCTCGGACCGAACGGAGCGGGTAAGACGACGACTATCAAGTGTATCCTCGGACTCATCGTCCCGACCGAGGGTACGGTCCGTATCGGTGACATCGACGTTCTAGAAGATCCGAAAACGGCGTATCAACATATCGGGGGAACATTCGAGGGTGCGAGAAACATGTACTGGCGGTTAACTGTCGAGGAGAACCTCGACTTCTTCGCTGCGCTCGCCGGAAACAATCCTCGAGAACGCCAGGCGCGTCACGAAGAGTTGCTCGAACAGTTCGATATTAGCGACAAAGCCGACACCGTCGTTCGAGAATTATCACGCGGACAGAAACAAAAGGTCACTCTCGCATGTGCTCTCGCTCGAAACGCAGACTTTCTATTTCTCGACGAACCGACTCTCGGACTCGACATCGAAAGTAAACTCGAACTTCAAGACGTACTCAAGAAACTCGTTGAGCGGGAGAATACGACGGTCCTCGTGTCCAGTCACGATATGGACGTTATCGAGGAGGTCTGCGATCGGGCCATTATTATGAACGACGGTGAGATCATCGCCGACGACACAGTCGACAATCTCGTTCACCTTTTCGAAAAGACGCGGTACGAGATTACCGTCGATGGCGAGTGTTCTGACATACGTACCGATCTCGAGGGAAAGTTCGATGCCGACGGGTTCAAACCTCACGGGTCGAAAGGAATGCAGTTCCGGGTGACAGTCGCCAGCAACGAGTTCTACGATCTGATCGACTTGCTCCGGAACGCGGACCTTTCGATCGAAACTATCGAAACCGTCGACACGAATCTGGAAGAGGTTTTTCTATCATTGACTGAGAATAGCGACGATCGACGATCGGCGACCGAAACGGATCAATCGATCGCTTCCTCCGGGAGGAGGTCCCACGAATGA
- the bluB gene encoding 5,6-dimethylbenzimidazole synthase has product MVVFSDAERDAVYRAIFARRDIRRFREEPIPDGALERLFEAAHHAPSVGFSQPWDLVVVRETGTKAEIAEIADRAIAAAREGYEEPRRSEFADLKLEGIRESPVNVCVTCDPTRGAPHVLGRSSMRRTDVYSTCLAVQNLWLAARAEGIGVGWVSVLYPHEVRDVLDIPAHVKPVAYLCLGYPEDGFPDEPVLQREGWRERLDVETLVHEGGWNLERTTDAARERGTDGDRSHEPRSRSESQPR; this is encoded by the coding sequence GTGGTTGTATTCAGCGATGCGGAACGGGACGCAGTGTACAGGGCGATCTTCGCGCGGCGGGACATCCGGCGGTTCCGCGAGGAGCCGATCCCCGACGGCGCCCTCGAGCGCCTCTTCGAGGCCGCCCATCATGCCCCGAGCGTCGGCTTTTCCCAGCCGTGGGATCTCGTCGTCGTCCGCGAGACGGGGACGAAAGCCGAGATCGCCGAGATCGCCGACCGCGCTATCGCGGCCGCCCGCGAGGGCTACGAGGAACCACGGCGAAGCGAGTTCGCCGACCTGAAACTCGAGGGGATCCGCGAGTCGCCGGTCAACGTCTGCGTGACTTGCGATCCGACGCGGGGCGCGCCCCACGTGTTGGGGCGGAGTTCGATGCGGCGGACCGACGTGTACTCGACCTGTCTCGCCGTGCAGAACCTCTGGCTGGCCGCCCGTGCGGAGGGGATCGGCGTCGGCTGGGTGAGCGTCCTCTACCCCCACGAGGTCCGGGACGTACTCGATATTCCCGCACACGTCAAGCCGGTCGCGTATCTCTGTCTGGGCTATCCGGAGGACGGATTCCCCGACGAACCCGTGCTTCAGCGGGAAGGGTGGCGCGAACGACTCGACGTGGAGACGCTCGTCCACGAAGGTGGGTGGAATCTGGAACGGACAACCGACGCCGCTCGCGAGCGTGGCACTGACGGCGATCGCAGCCACGAGCCGCGTTCCCGATCCGAATCGCAGCCGCGGTAG
- a CDS encoding SAM-dependent methyltransferase: MGNWVEDVYLEKSDLFAEVLERYDDLAGDEVEIILDRMKEEYGVEPESVLDVGCGLGRHVLAFGKRGYEVDGFDFSREYVREARQRASDRDLDDRVSIHQHDMRNLEEWDDSYDLIVNFFETFNYYGRETDQVILSDIFDLLSDDGVFAVEMTNKSNLIHDFKRNYVSEYDDSIYVIRVDFDVESGIETVTNDVFWKREDGFEYRDRMVMKHHLYSPSEFGHMCKRAGFEDITIVPRGAEELTIDVESVVILAS, encoded by the coding sequence ATGGGAAACTGGGTAGAGGACGTATACCTGGAAAAATCGGATCTGTTCGCCGAAGTTCTCGAACGGTATGACGACCTAGCTGGCGACGAAGTGGAGATCATTCTCGACCGAATGAAAGAGGAATACGGGGTAGAGCCGGAGTCGGTCCTGGACGTCGGCTGCGGACTGGGACGGCACGTGCTGGCGTTCGGTAAACGGGGGTACGAGGTTGACGGATTCGATTTCTCGCGGGAATACGTCCGAGAGGCCCGCCAGCGCGCCAGTGACCGCGACCTCGACGATCGCGTCTCGATCCACCAACACGACATGCGCAATCTCGAGGAGTGGGACGACTCCTACGACCTCATCGTGAACTTTTTCGAGACGTTCAATTATTACGGTCGAGAGACGGACCAGGTAATTCTGTCGGACATCTTCGACCTCCTCTCCGACGACGGCGTGTTCGCGGTCGAAATGACCAACAAGTCCAACCTCATTCACGATTTTAAACGGAATTACGTTAGCGAATACGACGATAGCATCTACGTAATCCGCGTCGATTTCGATGTCGAATCAGGTATCGAAACCGTTACGAATGATGTGTTCTGGAAACGGGAGGACGGATTCGAGTATCGGGATCGAATGGTTATGAAACATCACCTCTATTCGCCCTCGGAATTCGGTCACATGTGTAAACGAGCGGGATTCGAGGATATCACCATCGTTCCGAGAGGTGCGGAAGAACTCACAATAGACGTAGAATCAGTCGTCATACTGGCCAGTTGA
- a CDS encoding ABC transporter ATP-binding protein, translated as MENEQQMRSPQRDSDHAITAYGVTKRYDDEVAVEDLSLSIPAGSVYGFLGPNGAGKTTTMEILTTLTQPTAGSATVAGVSITDRAKLSKRIGYLPTTPPIFDELNAWEQLRHFARLHEIPDDRADDRIEELLTEFNLRSDAHRRIGEYSTGMKKKVGVISTIIHDPDVVFLDEPTSGLDPIAARTVRETIDELASDDTTVFLSSHILPIVDKVADEIGVIRDGRLIAEGPVDELKAQAERGTATDLETVFLEITSDEDAI; from the coding sequence ATGGAGAATGAGCAACAAATGCGCTCACCTCAGCGGGATTCAGATCACGCGATAACTGCTTACGGGGTCACAAAGCGCTACGACGACGAAGTTGCCGTCGAAGACCTCTCACTATCTATCCCGGCCGGCAGTGTGTACGGTTTCCTCGGACCGAATGGTGCGGGGAAAACTACGACGATGGAAATATTGACGACTCTCACCCAACCGACCGCAGGTAGCGCAACCGTTGCTGGTGTCTCGATCACGGATCGAGCAAAACTCTCTAAGCGTATCGGATATCTCCCCACCACACCGCCGATTTTCGACGAGTTAAACGCATGGGAGCAACTCCGCCACTTCGCCAGACTTCACGAAATCCCCGACGATCGCGCCGACGACCGGATCGAGGAACTGCTGACCGAATTTAACTTGCGAAGCGACGCACACCGTCGAATCGGCGAGTATTCGACCGGAATGAAAAAGAAGGTAGGTGTTATCAGCACGATCATTCACGATCCCGACGTCGTCTTCCTCGACGAACCGACGAGTGGTCTCGATCCGATCGCCGCTAGAACGGTGCGTGAGACTATCGACGAGTTAGCGTCCGACGATACGACGGTGTTCCTGTCGTCACATATTCTCCCAATCGTCGACAAGGTCGCCGACGAAATCGGCGTCATCCGCGACGGACGGCTCATCGCAGAAGGACCTGTCGACGAGTTGAAAGCGCAAGCTGAGCGTGGTACGGCTACTGATCTCGAGACTGTATTTCTGGAAATAACCTCCGACGAAGACGCGATTTAA